The stretch of DNA ATATTAGAGGTCTAAAAAGTCTTTATAATTTGATTTGTCAGGTTGAGCCAGTCGAAACCGATATTGATTATCAATAAGTTAAAAATATTTCGACAAAGCCTGTACTGAGTTTATCGAAGTGCTCAATATGACATCTAACTTACTTTTTAGACCTCTTTACTGCTTTTATAACTAGTGAATTAAGAAATGTCTATTTGGTTTTATTATTATAAGATGTATTAGGGTCTTTGCACCACCCTTTGTAATTTGATTTATCACAGATTGGATAGGTGTTATTTTCATTGTCTACTTTAATGGAAGTCAAATTTGGGTTATCGTATGACCACATAGATCCCATGTTTACATTATTCCCATTTTTAATATTTAAACTAGTAAGTAGGTTTTTGTAGCAATATAAAACTTCAAGCTTCTTATTTTTACTAAGGTCTAATTTTGTTAATTTATTATCTCTAACCCCTAGCTTTTTAAGATTCTTGTTCTTCTTTAGGTTTAAATGAGTTATTTGATTATCATAACAATATAAAACTTCAAGATTTTTGTTTTTAGAAACATCTAAGTTTTTTAATTGATTATCATGACAATATAGTTTTTTTAGGTTTTCAAACTCTTGAATTCCTTCTAGAGAAGTTATATCTTTAAAACTAACATTTAAAAATTCTATGTTTTTAATCTCATTAATTTGTATTTTATTATCGTTGTTTATATCTACATCACTGTCTGGTTTTCCATCTCCATCGCTATCTATACAATTAGAACTTAATAAGGCTTTTTTAAATTGATTATCTGGGATATTCACATTTTGTCCTATAGAAGAGAGTGCAACAAGTAAAAAAGCGTAAAGGAAAAATAGTTTTCTCATATATTATTTTAAGTTTAATGTGTGAATGTAAAATGAAACTTATTCGTTTCTTTTTTATTTAGGTTCCACTGCACTAAAAGGTTTATATGGGCTTAAATTAAAAGTGAAATTACCGTGAGAATCTGTGCCATCTTTTCCTTTAACAGATGCTCTTACTTTATATTTAGAATTAGGGTTGTAATTGTCTACTTTCAAATGGTATAAAAAGGTTTTAGTTCTACTTGTTCCTCTATATTTATTTGCTAAACCTTCATGTTGGTCTGTAGAAATTATTTTATCATTTTCTAATAACTCTACTTTTTCTATATCCATAAAGTTTTCACCTCTGGTGTAGAAAAAACCAGCAATTATTCTTCCATTTGCATAAACTTTTTTAGTCACATCCCATTCTATATTAGAGAACTCTGTTGTAAGTTTCTCTGGCGACCAGTTTCCTGAAATGTATCCACCTTCTTTATAATAATCAACTTTTAGTTCATCTAATCTAGAGTAGTGCGATTCTAAACGGTTTTTAAAATCATTAAAATTTCTTTCTCCTTTTTGTATCCACCCAATTTCTGCAACAGCAAGAAGTCTAGGGAAGTTTTGAACATTCACATCTTTAACTTCTTGAGGGATGGCTGTCCACATATTCGCTTGAATCCCTAGAAGATAATGTTCGTTAGTTTCGTTTAATCCTTTGGAGGGTTCATAAGAATAGATTTTTTCTAACGAATTAATATTACGGTAAGCTAAGTCCGACATGGTACCATCATTTCTATTGGCTTGTGTAATATCGAAGTATAAATATCCCGTAGGTGTCCCTACAGTATAAAAACCGTTTTCGGCAGCCTCTTTAATGGCATGACTACCTAACCAAGACATAATAGCTGTTCCTCTTATTGGGTCGTGATCGCCTTCTAAAATATCGTTCCATCCAATAGGTTGTCTTCCTTTGGATTTAATAATATCGCAAACTCTAGCAACAAAATAAGATTGTAATCCTTTGTTAGATTTTAAGCCTTTCTCTTTAATAAATTGTTGAACATGCTTTGACGCTTCCCAAACACTAAACTGTACTTCATCTCCACCAAAATGAATGTATTTAGAAGGGAATATAGCGGTTAACTCCTCGAAAACATCATTTAAAAAGGAGTATACTTTTTCGTTAGTTGGATCGAAAGTATTAGGTGTGCGTTGATTTTTCCACATGCGCCATGATGCTAAAAAAGGAAAAACAAAAGAAGGGTTTGTATCTTGATTAACACTTAATTCTGGGTAAGAAAGCATTGCAGGCCAGCAGTGACCGGGTAAATCAATTTCTGGTACAATAGTTATATTTCTAACAGCGGCATAGGCGACTAAATCTTTTAGTTGCTCTTGAGTGTAATAACCACTTCTTTCTTTGGGTTGGTTAAACCTTTCTGGGAAAATTGTAGATTGAGGGCTTGTTAGCTTAGGATATTTCTTAATCTCGACTCTCCAACCTTGATCGTCGGTAAGGTGTAAATGAAAAACATTCATTTTATAAAGTGCCATCACATCAAGATATTTTTTTAGAACATCTATATTGTAAAATGTTCTACTAACATCTTTCATATAACCTCTCCAAGAAAAACGGGGTTTATCCTCAATTGAAACACAAGGCATTTTCCATTCTACATTTTTAACAATAGTAGAGCTTTGTGCGGCACTAGGTAACATTTGTAAGATGGTTTGCGTACCATTAAAAAGACCTGCAGATTCAAACGCTTCTAGTACAATTTCTTTATTAGAAACATTTAGTTTGTAACCTTCTGTTCCTAATTCTT from Flavivirga spongiicola encodes:
- a CDS encoding leucine-rich repeat domain-containing protein, whose product is MRKLFFLYAFLLVALSSIGQNVNIPDNQFKKALLSSNCIDSDGDGKPDSDVDINNDNKIQINEIKNIEFLNVSFKDITSLEGIQEFENLKKLYCHDNQLKNLDVSKNKNLEVLYCYDNQITHLNLKKNKNLKKLGVRDNKLTKLDLSKNKKLEVLYCYKNLLTSLNIKNGNNVNMGSMWSYDNPNLTSIKVDNENNTYPICDKSNYKGWCKDPNTSYNNKTK
- a CDS encoding beta-N-acetylhexosaminidase; this translates as MAQIKNLKNYFILVITISICFGVSSCNKDLSKKYKETILDVNIIPKPEKLVSKKGAFFIHENTGLQIKSQDDRIASIAGLFISKINQTSGFNVKVNTGDNSIKLILNKDLKELGTEGYKLNVSNKEIVLEAFESAGLFNGTQTILQMLPSAAQSSTIVKNVEWKMPCVSIEDKPRFSWRGYMKDVSRTFYNIDVLKKYLDVMALYKMNVFHLHLTDDQGWRVEIKKYPKLTSPQSTIFPERFNQPKERSGYYTQEQLKDLVAYAAVRNITIVPEIDLPGHCWPAMLSYPELSVNQDTNPSFVFPFLASWRMWKNQRTPNTFDPTNEKVYSFLNDVFEELTAIFPSKYIHFGGDEVQFSVWEASKHVQQFIKEKGLKSNKGLQSYFVARVCDIIKSKGRQPIGWNDILEGDHDPIRGTAIMSWLGSHAIKEAAENGFYTVGTPTGYLYFDITQANRNDGTMSDLAYRNINSLEKIYSYEPSKGLNETNEHYLLGIQANMWTAIPQEVKDVNVQNFPRLLAVAEIGWIQKGERNFNDFKNRLESHYSRLDELKVDYYKEGGYISGNWSPEKLTTEFSNIEWDVTKKVYANGRIIAGFFYTRGENFMDIEKVELLENDKIISTDQHEGLANKYRGTSRTKTFLYHLKVDNYNPNSKYKVRASVKGKDGTDSHGNFTFNLSPYKPFSAVEPK